The stretch of DNA GGGAGGCTCCGAAACGAGGGCAGGTTCGACGATGCGCGGCGAATTGCCGGCATCAAGGGTTGCGGGTGCGGCTTCCGCAGTGGTTTCTGGCACAGGTGCGTTGTTGTTAAGGGCCTGCAGCGTTTTGATGGACATGTCTCTCTCCTGGGAGTGGTCGCTGTCGCTATAGGCCGCGGCCTTTGAATTCCGGTGGCATAGGTTTTGGAAACTTGATGTTTTCCAAAATATGTATTAGAAAACGGATGTCAACGATAATTTGGAAAATTGTGATGGTCCAAAATCACGAAATCGAGAAGAGGTCGCGAGGCCGGCCGCAAGTGCGTTGTGACGACGATACGAGAAGCGTCATCATCGAGGCGGCCAACAGGCAGTTCCACGAGAGCGGCTATGCGGCCGCAAGCATCGCTGCGATCGCACAAGAGGCGGGGGTTTCGACCAAGACGCTCTATCGCCTGTTTCCGACGAAGGCAGACCTCTTTTCCGAGATGGTCACGGAGCGCACGGGGCGCTTTCTCATGTCGCTTGACCCGGGCACCCTCGCCGTGGCCGATCTCAGACAGGGACTTGAACGCATGCTGATGGCCTATGGCATGCTGACGCTCTCGCTGGATACGATCACCGTCACCCGGCTCGTCATCAGCGAGTCCGACCGTTTTCCCGAGATCGCCAATACCTTCTATGAGAAAGCCATCGTCAGGACCAATACGCTGATGGAGGACTGGCTGCGTAAGCAGATCGACCGCGGCCTGATTGCGCTTGACGAGCCGCACGCCGCCTGCGGCATGCTGCGCGGCATGATGATCATGGAGCCGCAGCGCGCCGCAATGCTGCGCCAGGAACCACCGCCGAAAATCGAGGCGATTGAGGCTCGGGCGAAGATGTGCTCCGATCTTTTTTTGAAGGGTTGCGCGCTCTGAAGCGTTGCTCAAGCTTCAGAGCGCGATGATTTCTGCTGAAAGGCGCAGCACTGCAAACCGCGGAACGCCCTCAGTTCGGCGGCGCGCCGAGCGCATGCAGGATGCCGCGAAGTTCTGCAAGGCCGCGCATGCGGCCGATGGCGGGGTAGCCAGGTGTGACGATCTTGTCGAGATCGTCGAGCATGCGGTGACCATGGTCTGAGCGAAAGACGATCGTGTCCTGCGCGCTGCGGCGCCGATCTTCCGCAACCAGTTCCCTGAGCACGGCGACCATGTCGACGTCGCCTTCCAAATGGGCGCTTTCATGGAAGGTCCGGCCGTCGCCTTCGCGGCTCGTGGCGCGCAGATGGGCAAAGTGAATGCGCGACGCGAAACGCCGGGCGATCGCAGGCAGGTCGTTTTCGGCGCGCACGCCGAGGCTGCCGGTGCAATAACACATGCCGTTGGCTGGCGACGGCACCGCATCAAAGAGCGCGGCATAGTCATCGGCCGTCGAGGCGATGCGCGGCAGGCCGAACAGCGAACGCGGCGGATCATCGGGGTGCAGCGTCAGCTTGACGCCGCGCGCCTCGGCCGCCGGCGTCACCGCCTCCAGGAATTCGATCAGATGCCGGCGCAGCCGTGCGGCATCGATACCGCTATAGGCGACCAGCTTTTCCCGGAATGCCGGAATGGTCAGAGGCTCGGTGGTCGAACCCGGCAGAGCCGAGGTGATGATGCGGGTGATGTCGGCGATCTCGTCCTCCGACATGGCTTCGAAGACGATACGCGCCCGTTCGCGGTCATCGCCGGAATAGTGCTGCGCCGCATCCGGCCGTTCGAGAATGAAGAGATCGAAGGCTGCGAAACGTTCGTGATCGAACCGCATGGCGGTGGCGCCCGTCGGCGTCACGAAATCGAGCTCGGTGCGGGTCCAGTCGACCACCGGCATGAAATTGTAGCAGACGATCGGAATGCCACAGGCGGCGACCGCTTCGAGGCTGGCGATCCACGCCTCGATTTCGGCCGTCGCCTCCCCGCCCTTGCGCTTGACGGCGTCGGGAATCGGAATGCTCTCGACCACCGACCAGGCGAGCGGCGAACGGTCGCCAGGCGTGGTCTCGATCAGAGACTGGCGCTCGCGCACTTCCTTTTCCGTCCACGCTCTGCCAATCGGCACCTGATGGAGCGAAGAGACGATGTTGGTCGCACCCGTCTGGCGGACATCATCCAGCGTCACCGGCGCTTCCGGCCCGAACCATCTCCAACCCTGCCGCATCCTTGTTCCTTCCCTTGCCTTTTCATTTCGTGTCTTAGTCTGCCATCAGCAGAAATAATCGGGGTAACGCGAGCGCAGCTCGTCGACGTCGGGAATGACGGCGCTCAGGTGATGGATCATCGCGTGCCGTGCAGCCGTCGCATCATGGGCGGCGAGCGCATCGCGAATGATCATATGTTCGTGCACCACAGTGTCCATCCGCCCGAGCACCGGCAGCGTCAGCCGCCGAGCCCGGTCGATCTGCACCTTGACCGTTTTCAGGATCGCCCAGATTCCGGGATAACCCGCTGTCTGTGCGATCGCCTCGTGAAAGGTCTCGTCTTCCTCATGGAAACTCGAGGCATTGCCTGTTGCGGCATGCGACCGCTGCCGGGCGATGATGGCATCGAGACGGCCAATGTCGGCAGCGGTGGCGAGGAGAGCAGCAGTCTCGACGGTCGTGCCTTCGAGCGCCTTGCGCACGACGACCGCCTCGGGAATCGCAGAAACCGGCACGCGCGACACGACGGTGCCCGACTGTGGGTAAATGTCGACCAGCCCGCCTTCGGAAAGCCTGAGTAGCGCCTCACGCACCGGCGTGCGGCTGACGCCGAAATCGTCGGCGATGCGCTTTTCCTGCAGCAACATGCCAGGCGGCATCCGCAGCGACACGATATTGGCATGCAGGCGCTCATAAATGGCGCCGGCGGTGGTGATCCGCCGCAGCCTGCCGACAATCTGCGGCGGGGCGACCAAAACTTCAATTTCTGATGCCTGCCGCATAACGATACCAAAACGGAGAGATTTTGGCATACTAGTATATCAATTATCTCACCTTGCCAACTCGTGTTGCCATGCGGGACGGCATGACGTCCATCCGGAGGATGGCCGGCAGCCGTGCAGGATGCCGGACCTCCGTACCAAGGTACCCATTGTTTGGAACTTAGATCGGGCGAGCTGGTTGAGATACTCAAGGAGACGCTCATGAAAAACCCGGCACGACGCAAGACAAGCGAAGCCCCGGCCGACGGCCGGCCGGAATTTCCATCCGCCGCGGACAGCCGCGGAAAGAAGACGGCTCGGCGAGCCGTAAACGACATCGGTAGGCAGACCGGCGGGTCGCCGGCAGCCAGCCGCGAAGAGGAGATCCGCAAAAGGGCATATTCGTTCTGGGAAAAGGACGGTAGGCCAGAAGGCCAGCACCGGCATCACTGGACCTTGGCTGAGCATGAACTCGACGCACCGGGCGAAATCAACAATCCTCCAAATCTCGCGGCACTGCGAGAGGCCTCGCGCCAACATACCGATACATTCCTCGTCAGAACCGATCTCGAAGATGCCGATCAGCGCGAAGCCTCCCCCGGCACGCGTGAGCAGAGTTGAACTTCAGCCTATAGCCAATCTTAGGAAGGTGCCGACATGGCCGACAAACAAAACTTGAACGCCGGATTCACCGGAATACCCGCCGAGCAACCGGAGGGATTGACCAAAGTTGCGAGGTCGGCGGCCAATGGGGTGACACGAGAGGTCTACGCCGTCGCCTCCGGCGTTAGGGATCACCCGCACACCGCAAGCGCATTATTGCTCGGCACCGGCATTCTGGCCTTCGGCCTCGGCTACCTCTTCGGTCGATCATCGACCGAAAGTATGACACGTCGATATTGGCGATAGCGGAGACGTTCAATGAAGCGGCTCGCGGGATGGAAGATCCGGAGCGCCCGGTCGCCCACCAGCCACATCTTTTGCCCGTCGGACATGATGCTAGAATAGGATGTCGCCCGAAGACCGCTGACTTTCGGCACCCTTGCACGATCGGCGGCGAAGTCCCGTCAGCTGGGTCGTTTCGAAGCGACCTGTCGCGTCATCTGCTCGAAGCGACCTGTCGCGTCATCTGCGTTAATGCTTCGCAGCCCGCCCGGGCGTGACGTCGCCCTCGGCGATCCCATTTGCGAAAAATACCGGTCGACGATCAAACTTCGAACCGAACCTGCACCTCACGTGTCTACTGCTGAAGTCGACCTTATGTCGCATCCCGTCATTTCGTACGCCCACGTTCGTCCACAGATGCTGTTGCTGGAATACCACGAGGCTTAAAGCCTTAGATTGCATCTAATCGCCCCGCTTGACAGGCGTGATCACGATCCTTAGCGAAACGGCATCAGCATGGTCAGGATCGGCAAGTGAAATACCTCAGACAACTGAAGATAGCAGTGCTCTATCCAGAAAATGGGGCGGGAAGCGCACGTGATCGGAACAACCGCATTGCGGTCTTTTTCTTTGCAATCCTTCCCGGACTTTCGCCGAACTTTAACTTGTTCATCCTTCTCGCATCAATGGTGTGGGGCCTCTGCTGTCTGGCGACGGGCAGCCTGGCCTTGAACCTGTCGAAATCCGACCGGCTGGTTGCCATTGGCATGTCGATCTACCCGCTGGTGATGATCGCGAGCATATTCATCAATCCACCTTACTCCGAAGAACTGGACTGGATATTCCGGCTGCTGCCTTTCTTTTCGGTCTGGCTGTTATTGCCGCGAATGCGCCAGTCTCCCGATGGCCGCCTCGTGCCGCTGTTTATTCTCAGCGCAGGTATCGGCATGATCGTTACCTTTCTCTTCAGTCTGCTGCAGATCATGTTTCTGATGGAGAGGGCGGAGGCTGGGACATCGAATGCTGCACTGCTGGGCATCATAGGCGTTCTTTTCGGCGGCATAGCGCTTCTTAACGTTCAATCCCCGAAAAGCGTGGAGCAAAGAATTGCGATCTTGGGGTATGCCGCCGGTCTAGGCTGCGTACTGCTTTCGGGAACGCGCTCGGCCTGGCTCGTCATTCCCGTTCATATCGTCATTTTTCTCTGGTATTTCCGCAAACACAGTTTCCATCTGAGCTTGCGCAGTCTCGCCATCACCGGCTCTGTGCTGTTTGCGGGACTTATCGCTTTGGGCAGTGGCCAAATCCTCCATCGCATCGAGGCGCTGCAGGAGAATATGGCATCGCTCGACCGCAGCGACGGCGAGGTCACGTCGCTCAGTGCACGGTTCGCTCTTTATAAAGGGGCAGTATCAGCAATCAGTAAGGACCCGCTGACCGGCTATGGCCCGCAAAATCGGATGGCTTCGGTGTTGGCGGAGCTGCCCGACAGCTTAAGGCCGCAGCTGACCTATTCGCATGTTCACAACGGTTTTCTCACGGCGGGAATCGACGCCGGTATTTTCGGCATCGCAGCGCTTTCGCTGATGCTCGCGACGCCCGTGATTGGCGCGTGGAGAAAGGAAGCTGGGCCGGGCCGGGATCTGGCCATTGCGCTCGCTCTGCTGCTCGTCAGCAGCTACGTCATAACAGGCAGCTTTGGCATCATGTTCAATCAGAAGGCCTTGGATCCGATCTTCGCCTATCTGGTCGCTCTTATTTGCGTGGATCGCGGCAGCACAGGCTTTGCGCCCGTCGTTCGCAACTGACGTCTGGCACCTAGAGTATGATGCCGAAAAGTGTGACCGGTTTTCCGACGAGATCCCGCTCTATTTAATTTAGAGCAGGATGATTGACGGCTAAGGCGGCCGTATTGGTTTCGGCGCCGGTGAAAGCGAGATCCGAGACCTCGCCCGTTGACGAATAGCCGGAAACAAGCTCAGCCAATGTCGCTCGGGCAGCGATCATATCATTCCGATCCAATGCCGCATTGAGCGAGTTGAGCTTTTTCAAAAGCTCCGGCCAGGACAGGAAATCCTCACGCGCCTTCATAATCCGGGGATGCTGGGTTCTTTCCGGATTATCCCCGATCAGAAGTTCTTCATAGAGCTTCTCGCCGGGCCTGAGGCCGGTAACGGAAAGCTCGATATCCCCTTCGGGATTGATCTCGTCGCGAACGGTCAACCCGGACAACTCCACCATCTTGCGGGCGAGATCGGCAATCCGAACGGGCTCGCCCATATCGAGGAGGAAAACATCGCCACCCTCACCCATGGCGCCTGCCTGGATGACGAGCTGCGAGGCTTCCGAGATGGTCATGAAATAGCGGGTTATATCAGGATGTGTCAGCGTAACAGGTCCGCCTTCCTTGATCTGCTGCCTGAAAAGCGGCACGACGGATCCAGAGGAGCCAAGGACGTTTCCGAAGCGGACCATGCAAAAATTTGTTCGCATTCTGTCGGCCATCGATTCTGCTGAGAGCGCCTGCAGAACCATCTCCGCCAGCCTCTTGCTGGCGCCCATTACATTTGTCGGGCGCACGGCCTTGTCCGTACTGATCAGCACGAAATTAGCCACGCCGCATTTACGCGCTGCGCGTGCCGTGGCCAGCGTACCCAGGACGTTATTCTTGATGCCTTCCACGGCATTATGTTCGACAAGGGGCACATGCTTGTAAGCCGCGGCATGATAGAGCGTCTGAGGTCGCCAGCTCTGGATGATATGCTCCATGCGATCCTGATCGCGGACGGAACAGAGGATTGGAACGATCTGCAGATTTTTATGTTCGAAGAGCTCGGCCAGCTTCTGCAATTCGGCATGAATATTATATAGCGCGAATTCGTTCTGATCGATGAGGATCAGGCTGGACGGTCCGTTGCGGAGAATCTGACGGCATAACTCGCCGCCGATCGAGCCACCAGCGCCGGTGACCATCACCACCTTGTTGCGCATTGCCTTGTCGAGCAACTCTTGGCGCGGTGCGACCGCTTCCCTCCCCAGAAGATCTTCGATCTCCAGCTCACGGATATCCGAGACGGCGACACGTCCTTGAGCCAGCGCCGTGAGATCCGGCAACGTGCGGACATTTACCCTGGCTTTGCGAATATGCTCCAGGATTTCGTTGCGACGCTGCCGTGACGCGGAGGGAAGAGCAAGAAGCACATTGTGCACGCCAAGAGCTTCGGCGAGCATCGGAAGATCGGAAGGATCGTAGATCGGCAATCCGCCCATGATGCCGCCCTTGAGGCGCGGATCGTCATCGAGATAGCCGACGACATTGAGCTCGGCATTGTTGCTTAAGGCGGCGGCCAATTGCCGCCCGGCATTCCCCGCTCCGTAAATCAGCACCTTCGCGACCGTATTCTTGTTGAGGATACGCTGGTAGGCGTCCCCAAGCCAATAACGAATACCCAGCCTCGACAGGCCGATCGCGATTAGCAGCAGGAAAGGCTGAAGAATACCGACGGTTCTCGGAACGCCAGGCACGCTGAGCGCCGTAAATATCGTCATGAAGGCGAGGCCGTAGATCGCAATGGCCTTCAGCACGGCGATGAAAGCGGCCAAATTCGCATAGCGGAAGATCGCCCGATACATGCCCATGACGATGAAGATCGGCAGTGCCATGCACAAGGAAACTAAGACCGGCAGCCACTGTACGCCGGTCAAAACCGTCCACTCGTTCAGGCGGAAGCAATAGGCCAGCCAGATCGTCAGAACGCAAAAGCTGGAATCCACCAGCAAAGCCAGAGCGCGTTTGGCAACCCGCGGCATCGCCAGCAGAGGAGTGACGAGCGCTTGCATCGGCGTTAGGAACCATGCCGAGCGCGACGTCTCAGTGGGCGTATTGTCAGGCATTGCTAACCAGCGTCTCGTGGATCAATCGGACAAGCACCTTCTTGTCATTTTCTGCAACGAGCGCAACTGAAATAATCGGAAAGCACAGTCTTCCGCACCGTTCATCTATCAGAAGTAGGTGGTTTAATGCCGTATTCCCTTTCGGCGGATAACCTTCCCTGCGGTCATAAACAGGACGCGCATATCGAAGCCGAATGAACGTCGCTCGAGATATTCGACGTCGAATTTCACCTTCTCCGGAATCGGCAACTCGTCGCGGCCGTTGATCTGTGCCCAACCCGTCAATCCGGGCAGTAACTTGTCGACGCCGTGCGCCGTCCGCAATTCGATCAGATCATCCTGATTGTAGAGCGCCGGCCTGGGTCCGACGAAACTCATTTCACCCTTGAGAATGCACCAGAGTTGCGGCAGTTCGTCGAGGCTGGATTTGCGCAAAAAAGAGCCGATGGGTGTCAAAAACCGATCCGGATTTTCGAGCAGATGCGTGGCAACCGTTGGTGTGTCGACGCGCATGCTGCGGAACTTCGGCATCAGGAAGATCTGATTGAAGCGGCCGACACGTTTTGACCAATAGAGGATTGGTCCCGGCGAGGTGAGGCGAACACCAAGAGCGATGATAAGGATCGGAACGAGCAGGATGATCGAAGCAATCAAAGCCAGGAAAAAATCCACCGCCCTCTTCAAACCCATGTTCCCCAGCTCTCTTCCCTACCACCGGCGGTTCCCGCCATTTGCGCTATCGATTGCCGTATCGTCAAAAAGCATTTCGCGTCAACTGCGCGAAACCGTACTCTCTGTGGACCGGCGTGGTTGATCATCGGACTCATTCATTTCCCTGGTTCCGAAGAACCGAGCATCCCGTAACTCTTTGATCACAAACCTAGAAGCGTCCAATAAGAAGTTATCTCGCCCTTCATTTCCGTCACATTTCATTAACCATAATAGTCACCACACAAAGGAAGAGCGAATTTCATCCCGCTTTTCCTCTCACCGGCGAATTGATACGGGCGAGCGCCATCAACATCGGTCCGATGGCAAATTCCCCCTTTTCGGCGCGGCGTGTCAGATCGCGCAGATAACCGCCGGCGGAGGTGATATGCCCTGCCCTTTCGAGGACGCAGGCCATGACGGTGGCAGCGTTTTCAGCTCCCATGATCTCGCAGGCCTGCTCATAGGCCGACGGACTGACGCCGAGCATTGACCGGACGACCACGGCCGCGGCCATCAGATCGCGCCACGTGCCAATCGCGCCCTGGGGTCCGTATGCTGTGATTTCCGGACAGGCCTGCAGCACCAGTCCCAGCGGGAAGGATTTGAGCGCAGCGTTGGCCGAGGAGGCGGCGTTTGCGCCCGAGACAGGTTCGCTTTTCCGCTCAACCTTCTGTATTTGTTCTGTCGGCCCGACCCGACCTTCCGATCGGTCATCCGCCGTCTCGCCCTGCTTCGTTTCGAAAGCTGGTTCAAGTTCAGTAATGGATTGTGGATTTGAATTCTGTATGTGCCGCTCAGTCTGTTGGGCATTGCCGCTTTGATTATGGGTTTTAACCTGCA from Rhizobium sp. NZLR1 encodes:
- a CDS encoding TetR/AcrR family transcriptional regulator, producing the protein MVQNHEIEKRSRGRPQVRCDDDTRSVIIEAANRQFHESGYAAASIAAIAQEAGVSTKTLYRLFPTKADLFSEMVTERTGRFLMSLDPGTLAVADLRQGLERMLMAYGMLTLSLDTITVTRLVISESDRFPEIANTFYEKAIVRTNTLMEDWLRKQIDRGLIALDEPHAACGMLRGMMIMEPQRAAMLRQEPPPKIEAIEARAKMCSDLFLKGCAL
- the uxuA gene encoding mannonate dehydratase, with protein sequence MRQGWRWFGPEAPVTLDDVRQTGATNIVSSLHQVPIGRAWTEKEVRERQSLIETTPGDRSPLAWSVVESIPIPDAVKRKGGEATAEIEAWIASLEAVAACGIPIVCYNFMPVVDWTRTELDFVTPTGATAMRFDHERFAAFDLFILERPDAAQHYSGDDRERARIVFEAMSEDEIADITRIITSALPGSTTEPLTIPAFREKLVAYSGIDAARLRRHLIEFLEAVTPAAEARGVKLTLHPDDPPRSLFGLPRIASTADDYAALFDAVPSPANGMCYCTGSLGVRAENDLPAIARRFASRIHFAHLRATSREGDGRTFHESAHLEGDVDMVAVLRELVAEDRRRSAQDTIVFRSDHGHRMLDDLDKIVTPGYPAIGRMRGLAELRGILHALGAPPN
- a CDS encoding GntR family transcriptional regulator — encoded protein: MRQASEIEVLVAPPQIVGRLRRITTAGAIYERLHANIVSLRMPPGMLLQEKRIADDFGVSRTPVREALLRLSEGGLVDIYPQSGTVVSRVPVSAIPEAVVVRKALEGTTVETAALLATAADIGRLDAIIARQRSHAATGNASSFHEEDETFHEAIAQTAGYPGIWAILKTVKVQIDRARRLTLPVLGRMDTVVHEHMIIRDALAAHDATAARHAMIHHLSAVIPDVDELRSRYPDYFC
- a CDS encoding DUF2934 domain-containing protein — encoded protein: MKNPARRKTSEAPADGRPEFPSAADSRGKKTARRAVNDIGRQTGGSPAASREEEIRKRAYSFWEKDGRPEGQHRHHWTLAEHELDAPGEINNPPNLAALREASRQHTDTFLVRTDLEDADQREASPGTREQS
- a CDS encoding O-antigen ligase family protein translates to MKYLRQLKIAVLYPENGAGSARDRNNRIAVFFFAILPGLSPNFNLFILLASMVWGLCCLATGSLALNLSKSDRLVAIGMSIYPLVMIASIFINPPYSEELDWIFRLLPFFSVWLLLPRMRQSPDGRLVPLFILSAGIGMIVTFLFSLLQIMFLMERAEAGTSNAALLGIIGVLFGGIALLNVQSPKSVEQRIAILGYAAGLGCVLLSGTRSAWLVIPVHIVIFLWYFRKHSFHLSLRSLAITGSVLFAGLIALGSGQILHRIEALQENMASLDRSDGEVTSLSARFALYKGAVSAISKDPLTGYGPQNRMASVLAELPDSLRPQLTYSHVHNGFLTAGIDAGIFGIAALSLMLATPVIGAWRKEAGPGRDLAIALALLLVSSYVITGSFGIMFNQKALDPIFAYLVALICVDRGSTGFAPVVRN
- a CDS encoding nucleoside-diphosphate sugar epimerase/dehydratase, whose amino-acid sequence is MPDNTPTETSRSAWFLTPMQALVTPLLAMPRVAKRALALLVDSSFCVLTIWLAYCFRLNEWTVLTGVQWLPVLVSLCMALPIFIVMGMYRAIFRYANLAAFIAVLKAIAIYGLAFMTIFTALSVPGVPRTVGILQPFLLLIAIGLSRLGIRYWLGDAYQRILNKNTVAKVLIYGAGNAGRQLAAALSNNAELNVVGYLDDDPRLKGGIMGGLPIYDPSDLPMLAEALGVHNVLLALPSASRQRRNEILEHIRKARVNVRTLPDLTALAQGRVAVSDIRELEIEDLLGREAVAPRQELLDKAMRNKVVMVTGAGGSIGGELCRQILRNGPSSLILIDQNEFALYNIHAELQKLAELFEHKNLQIVPILCSVRDQDRMEHIIQSWRPQTLYHAAAYKHVPLVEHNAVEGIKNNVLGTLATARAARKCGVANFVLISTDKAVRPTNVMGASKRLAEMVLQALSAESMADRMRTNFCMVRFGNVLGSSGSVVPLFRQQIKEGGPVTLTHPDITRYFMTISEASQLVIQAGAMGEGGDVFLLDMGEPVRIADLARKMVELSGLTVRDEINPEGDIELSVTGLRPGEKLYEELLIGDNPERTQHPRIMKAREDFLSWPELLKKLNSLNAALDRNDMIAARATLAELVSGYSSTGEVSDLAFTGAETNTAALAVNHPALN
- a CDS encoding sugar transferase, which produces MGLKRAVDFFLALIASIILLVPILIIALGVRLTSPGPILYWSKRVGRFNQIFLMPKFRSMRVDTPTVATHLLENPDRFLTPIGSFLRKSSLDELPQLWCILKGEMSFVGPRPALYNQDDLIELRTAHGVDKLLPGLTGWAQINGRDELPIPEKVKFDVEYLERRSFGFDMRVLFMTAGKVIRRKGIRH